TGGTTGGTACCTGCGTGTTAAAGGTGTCATAGCCAGAGGAAATGGGCATATGCTGTTCCGCTTTCCCCTCCTCACACACTGCTCAGAAGAAACTGGGTCAGTAGGAGAGCgaaagagagaaggggggggggtgtttgtcaTTTTTCCTATGTGATAGTAGAGAGGAATGTGGAGAATGTGTATTTTAACCTCAGTATAGCCCCaattatatttactgtatttccttGAAAGGATGTTTTTGAGAGTTAATGTCTAGAAGTGCAACATATCAGCACTAATATGGAAAAGAGTGTGTGTCAGATTTTGTGTGTCTATTCCTGACAGAAGCAATGTTTTCATTGGAAATGGTTGCATCAGAATGTAGTCAAAAGATAGATTACTGAGAATGTATGTTGGGCTATCTTAAATATTTGGACATCCTTTGGTAAAGTGTTTATAATATCATAGCTATGTCTACACATCGTCCACAGCTACTTGTACACACTATAACCACACACTTCTGTAATCTGCTTTCAGACCACATCAGATGTTTAGTtgctccaggtgtttttttgtgtatggACTTAAATAGGGAAGAATTGCTCTCATTTGGCCATTCTGTTTGATTGAACTTGTCTATTCTTTGTGCCCACAGGAGGTGAGCTACTGCCAGGGGATGAGTCAGATAGCTGCCATGTTGCTCATGTACCTGAATGAAGAAGACGCCTTCTGGGCTCTGTCTCAGCTCCTCACCGACTGCAAGCATGCCATGCACGGTGAGGAAGAGACAGAAATGAACAACACAAGTCGATTAATGTTGGCAAATAATGTGGTCCGAGTTGATAACCTTGTACACGCCTCGTTTAGGTTTTCAAATGTGTACAAAAATCATCGAGTGTGTATAAGACTTGAACAAACCTCTTGGGCTAGGAAAAGGAGGTTGGTTATAGAGGGtcttttttcaattatttcaaaGTCTTCAAGACATTTTTATGTAATACTTCTACTATACAAGGCTGCAGACCTAATTATTAGACTAAACCACAATCTCAACTGTTTctgtaaaagcacttttaaaaaaaattcctgccgTCTGTTTTTAGTGCCTTTGATCAACTCCTTTCAAAAGGAATACAACTTTAGTAAATACTTATCTGCCATCAGTACACATCATTCATGATTTgctaaattttttttcaccctgCTAGGATTCTTCATTCCAGGATTTCCCAAGCTGCAGCGTTTCCAAACCCACCACGAACTGATCCTCTCCAAGATGCTGCCAAAGCTGAAGAAACACCTGGTAAGGTAGAGCTTATCTGTCCAGGAAAAGGACACAGAAGAGGGGTCATTAGTGGAACTGTGGTTAATTCATTTGGGTCATTCCTCATCATTTGATTTATGTTGAACTGTTACTAGCTTTATAATTGAAACCAGATCATGGGAAGAGATTTCCCATTGAGACTATTACTCATCATTATTCATGATTTTATGTTCCATAGGACAAGGAGCAGATGACATCAGGGATTTATACCACCAAATGGTTTTTGCAGTGCTTCATAGACAGAGTGAGTATTTGAATTCCCCAAAGAACTGTGACACGCTAAAAATCAGCTGTATTCTGCCGTGCATTCTGATGCTTTTATCATAAACACAGTCTCACATCTGGAGTGCTTTTATCACTTTTAATCAGATTGACTGTGGTGCTGTGTATCTTGCATAACAGACCCCATTCACCCTCACCCTGCGTTTATGGGACATCTACATATTGGAAGGAGAAAAGATGCTAACTGCAATGGCTTACACAACCTTCAAGTTGCACAAGAGTGAGTAAGAGACGAATGCACCGATGTTCCAGCGATGTTGAATGAGTCAAACCGACTTCAGACTCAAATCCAGCTGCTAGCTAAGGCTGATGTTGCTATTAGTTAGTGTTACTAGGTAGATTACATCACACGTGCCCTTTGCTCAGCTGCTTCGTAACTGGATGTCTTACATAATGCAAGTGGCCGGTTGCTGTGGAGAAGAATCAAAAGCTGACTTTTTATTGGATGCCTGTATGTGCATAGCCTCAGCACATTGGTTGAATTCTTGCAAAACAGCACCTCCAATCATTTCTTTACCTTGTGCTGTGAAGTTGAGCCTGCATTGAGGCACTGtcttatatattatttatatgtatgGTTTATGTGATGTGTGATCTCAAGGATTTGCATTCCCCATGCTATGAGTTTAACTATCTTCTTTTTTGTgcctgtgttgtgtgtgtaacaATAGAGCGCATACAGAAGCTTCAGTTGGAGGAGTTAAGAGAGTTTCTGCAGGAGCAGCTGGCTGTTTCTTTCTTCCTGCCTGATGACGTGGTGGTTGAACAGTTGCAGGCTGCAATGTCTGAGCTTCGCAGTAAAAAGCTGGACCAACCTCCACCAGGTGCAGatgtgttcttttatttattcacctcTTTGTCtcataaatcttttatttttctttcgtCACTGAATTATCTATCCACACTTTTTTCCATTAGCCAAGTCAGAGGAGTTGCCAAAGAAACCTCTGGGCCAAGAGAGACCAGTTCTTCTTCTACCTTtgcagccagattcacctctggaagtaaaaataaatctacagCCCTACAGCCAGTGCAGTACAGAGGCCAAGCAATCAGATGGCATCACCATACACCAGACTACTTCCTCTGTGAGGGCTCAAGACTCAAAGACTGTCATTTTGCCATCACCGGAACCAGTTTTAATCCACACACAGGGTACACATTCTCCTGTAAGGCCGTGTAGAGCACCTCCATTACCACCAAAGGCAGATAAATATGGTGTGAAGGTCCGTTTGGGCCACGATGTGAAGGAGACTGTTCGTGAAGTAAGTCAGGCCGGGGATGTAGGAATACAGGCCAGCTCGTCTAGACTCCCAGAAACTGAAGAGCAGCCTTTGGAGTGGCCCCCTCCCTATGAGCCCTCTGCTTTGGATGTTCTTACTTTGGAGAATGAAGAGATTTTGAACCTTCCAGAACTGCCACCTCCACCTTTATTTTACCCTGAGGATAACAACCAAATACCTTTGGATACAGAATCACCTCAAGTGGAGACTAGCCCAGAGACCCTATGCTGCCCGCCTCCCCCCAGCTCATCCTCCCCACACGCCACACTAAAGCCATCTGCAAAACCATGCTTAAAACCACCCACGTCTCTTGACCTGACACAGAAAAATTGTCCTTCCTCAAAGCCTTCCCCTCCCCGTGGCTTCACCACATCCTCCTCTGGCTTTTCCAGACTTCCTCTCCCAAAACCGTCCAAGTTCCCGGTCTCCCTCTACGTCCCGGTGAACCCTGGAGACCGGCGGCCCTCCAACACCTCCCAGTACGACAACCTTTCTGAAGCTGATGAAGACAACCGCTATCTGGAGAGACCACTGGGTTCCACGCCTGAGGAAATTCCCAACATGCATGGTGAAACTCGACGTAACATTGGCAGAGACAATGACCCGGCTCTACGCCCTTCACCTCCATCTCTTGTAGTTTGCCCTTCAGTCAcctcccctcctccacctgtttttGCTGACAGACAGGCTCCCTTCCAATGCTATGCTGCCAGCTGTGCAGAAACACATAGGGCCACCTCACCCAGCTACTCCAAGCCTTTCTCTAGGGGCCCCAGGGACCATTCTGCTTTCCCAGCACCACTGTTATACACGGGGTCTCCTCCAGGCCATTCCAGGCTCTCAGGACATTCAACAGCAGGGGTGCCATTGGTCCGATCCAACCCAAACTTTTGTATAATGTCCCCAGGTGGACAGCAGCTTCCCAAGTCAGTGACTTTCTGAAATTTCTTAAAACCAGTGAAGAGTTAAAGCTCATGGCAGTACGATTCTGACTCTGAgataaagttttcattttcaaagccATGGAAAAGGTGAAAGGCCAGTAGCTATtcagtgttttatgtgtgttttgctgtgtgtttgttgatgatAGGGGATTGTTTAATTCATATTCGGCACGTTTTACAAGGACAGTAAACTGTCTCTGTGGAATCTGTGGCAGTCTGATTTGCAGTGTGTCAACTCATCTACTTGTGTTAGTGTGTCattccagtttgtttgtttttgtttgatagATGGTAGTGAGACATTTGTATTGAAATAAGGTGATTTAACACCAGCCGTTTTTTTCACCATTGCTTCATCATTGTTCCAACAAAGTGTCTTAATCTGGTTGCTATACACTGAGACTAGCAAGGGCTTTTGAGGTTGTTGAGTAGGGTCATTGTTGCTAAAGCAACCACTGCCAGTGCATTTAGTGTACAATCTGTGCGGGCTCAAATCTTATAGTGTGTTAATCTGTGACTGTAATTATAACAAGATCTGTATCTTTAGGCCAGTTGATAACAAAGGACCAATAAACCAGGTTGCACCAAATTATTTTTCCTACAGACTGTTTATAGAATCCAATTAAGTTGTAACCACCAAGGATGGGGGGACCTGTGTAATCTCTGAAACTTGTTCATTTGCATGAAGCCCAGTCAGGTGAAACTTTTTACCCCATAAGGGCTGTTTCAGGTATTTTGCTGCTTTACAATATATTAACCTTTTTAGATTCCTTAAGATGCTGTCAAGTTCAGTTTGTGTTCAATCTGTTTTCCAGTGTACAGGTATTTCACCACAGTCCTAAGCTGCTGCACTTATGCATGGATCAAGTCAAATGTGGAAGTATAACAGGTGGAGACAAGCTTGAATACGTTCAGTTTAATTTCAGGACACACCCAAATTACAATAAACATTcttatcacatttttatttatgaagttCCGCCGCCTAGTGGTTAGAGATGTTACTAACAGTAATTACCTTCACTGAGGACTTCTGAGAGTTGTTCTTACGATTTCAAATTCTACTCGGTAATTCCTGTTTAAGAATGTGCTCAGCAATTTCTGCATTTTGACATGTCCACTGACTCTAAACTAGATTTAAGCCAATGAAAAATGGAAGTTGAGCCATAATATGCTGTACAAGGACCTATCAGACACGTTTATATTGTTGTTATGCAGTTCTATAATACATTTTATGCTATGTTTAAAGATCAGGTTTTTTGTGCTGCACTGACATTACCAAAAGGTATTGAAACTCTGGTGATTCAGCTGTTCTTTAAGAGCTCAAAGTATTATCATTTTAAAGAGTGACATTAACAGTTATTTTACACTGTGTTCAGGAGTTTTGGTCTTTTACAGGTAATTTTTACCCCAAAGTTTCAACATTTGCAGCTACTTCAGtttcataaaaaataagataaacatacgtttctgttgtcatttttatccCACAGAGACAATGCACATATAATTTGATATTTATTATATACccataaaataatgtaatctttactgtacatacacactgcagtgtttcacACTTAAGGATCGAAACAGGTAATTTAAATACAAAGGTTTCAGAAAGCTTTTAAATATAGAAGCAGCagtaagaggaaaaaaagcacCCTGTACCATATAACACATTCATCCTGCATCTGCAGATATCGACATGCCTTCCGTAAACATCATGTAGATCAAATCAACTTGAGGTTTTAAAATGATATGTATCATTAGGCTTTTACAGAGTTTCAAAAAAATATCTGCATTCCtgttaaaaatgataaattctTCATTTATATATCAGTAAGTTTTCTATATCATATCCAATGGAATCACAGAAACAAATCTTATATTCTTCATGTTTAAGATAGAAATTTTATGCATAGCTTCAAAATTTCAGTGCAAGTAACAGATGTGCACGAGCACAATCCTGTAAGTGGACGAGAAAACTCCCCGGCCAGTAAGCAGCTGCAGAAACCCAGACTTAAGGTAAGCCGAAACTGGAAGTACAGACGTATCCTTATAGCCTCAACTGATTTATGAGGTTGGAAAGGGAAGTCACACTTTCCCTCAGTTTGGAGTCTTCCTCTTGTCCAAGTGACACCCCAGCCAAGCGCGTGGAACCATTTGATCCAATGACACATGGCACACTGAGGAACACCTCTGCACCGATGCCGGCCCAGCCCTGAAGCAGACAACACAGAGGCATCTGTGACATATTCTTAAATCCAGAATGCCTTTTGAATGACTTCGAATTACATGTGCAGTTGTCATCttagaaaagagttttttttatatgacaaTAACACCATTAACTTTTACTTCCTTTACCATGTCTTTGTCTCAACACCATGAACACTTCTTCAGTCATACGTCAAGTGAAACCACTTCAACAAACACATTGTCAAACAAGTGATGCAGCACATGAGCTTAATGAGAATAATGCTATGTTTAATATAGGGCACAGTGGATGTACCTTAGCCAATGTGGAGACAGAGTGACACTTGTTCTTATCTGTCAAGACGCTGTTAGTGATGTCAGCAATGGACAGACCCACAGACCATGACCGCTGGCCTTGATTCTTCGTCATCTCAAATGCTCTGAAAGCACAGAAAAGTACTTTTCAGCTTCAAGCATCAAAATCTCTGTACttacataaataacaaaaagtCACAATCAAGGAAACCAGCCTGTATTATTACAATTTCCATCACCTCTGTTCAGATAGAAATgattcaaatacaaataaatccGTTGGTCCAGGTCATGCTGATTCACATCCATACCTGTCTAACAATGGTTTGGCAGAGTTAGATGTTGGTGCGATCTCTGGCTGGACGCTGGAGCTCAACCCAATGTTACTCATCACAGCAACTGCAAGACAAGAGCAAAGATCAGATGTCTGAAGGTTCTCATTCATACAGGTCATGGTTACCTATAGGCACTAAAACAATCAACTGgactttaaaaaagttttttgaagaCGTTtgatctctcatccaagagtcttcttcatttctggtggtggttggcgTCACCTCAGCGTCTACCCTGTGTGAGGTCaatgctattcatattccaacgaCTGTTGCCAGGGCCTCCCTGGCTGCTCCCACGATGGTCAAAGGGAGTGCTCAGGAGCATCAATGATGGTTATTGGACTATAAATTTCAAAGACGTCATTAAGCTCTTTTATACTAATGGTAGCAGGAGCTACTTCACATGAGCCAATCTTCTGAGCAGTTCATTTGTGAAGTTTTGAAAGGATCTGATTGTAAATAGGAGAAAGATGTCGCAGACTCCCATTCAAAGATAATTTTGACAAAGATGACTTCTTCAattcctctctcaaaccatccgTTCTCTCCACATAAAATATgcacattggtgtcctgaagtGGAGCAGCAGATTGGCTCATGTGAAGTACCTGCTACCATTAATGTACAAGAGCTTAATGACGTCTtcttcgctatggtgatggacaggctgacagacgaggttagataggaatctccatggactatgatgtttgcagatgacattgtgatctgcagtgagagcagggaacaggtggaggagaagctagagaggtggaggtttgtccaggaaaggagaggaatgaaggttagccgcagtaagatagagtacatgtgtgtgaatgagagggacccaagtggaagagtgaggttacagggagaagagatcaagaaggtggaggattttaactaCTCAGGGTCAACAGTTCGGAGctatggagagtctggaaaagaggtgaagaagcgtgtataggcaggatggaacgggtgaagaaaagtgtcaggtgtgatgtgtgatagaagagtttcagctaaaatgaaaggaatggtgtacaaaactgtggtgagaccagcgatgttgtttggtctagagacagtgtcactgaggaaaagacaggagacagagctggaggtagcagagatgaagatgctgaggttctctttgggagtgaccaggaaggataggatcaggaatgagtacatcagagggacagcacatgttagaggttttggagattaagtcaaagaggccagactgagatggtttggacatgtccagaggagagatagtgaatatattggtagaaggatgctgagttttgaactgccaggcaggagacctagaggaagaccaaagaggaggtttatggatgtagtgaaagaggacatgaaggtagttggtgtgagagaagagggatgcagaagacagggttagatggattcgctgtggcgacacctgaagggaaaaagccgaaaggaaaagaagaggtgtCCTGAAGTGAGTGttcctcttccttgaggtgaaggaagactgttGTTAAGCACAATTATGTGGATCATTATAAACCTGAACTTGCATTGCAGTTATACCAATACAATCCAAACATTGAAAACCAGTACTGAAAAAAGTAGAGATAAcacaagagaaagaaatgaaggTGAGAGT
This region of Antennarius striatus isolate MH-2024 chromosome 4, ASM4005453v1, whole genome shotgun sequence genomic DNA includes:
- the si:dkeyp-19e1.3 gene encoding uncharacterized protein si:dkeyp-19e1.3, producing MKKDIDTLIAEERAEIINKYDKGRQEGINIDPWEDADYSIYKVTDRFGFLHEEELPTPSVLEEKQKQHEIERVEKWLKMVKNWPKYKNCEKLVKRVYKGIPLQLRGQAWSLLLDIEKVKQENKGKYEKMKQQARMFSAEIKQIDLDVNRTFRNHIMFMDRFGVKQQALFHVLAAYSVYNTEVSYCQGMSQIAAMLLMYLNEEDAFWALSQLLTDCKHAMHGFFIPGFPKLQRFQTHHELILSKMLPKLKKHLDKEQMTSGIYTTKWFLQCFIDRTPFTLTLRLWDIYILEGEKMLTAMAYTTFKLHKKRIQKLQLEELREFLQEQLAVSFFLPDDVVVEQLQAAMSELRSKKLDQPPPAKSEELPKKPLGQERPVLLLPLQPDSPLEVKINLQPYSQCSTEAKQSDGITIHQTTSSVRAQDSKTVILPSPEPVLIHTQGTHSPVRPCRAPPLPPKADKYGVKVRLGHDVKETVREVSQAGDVGIQASSSRLPETEEQPLEWPPPYEPSALDVLTLENEEILNLPELPPPPLFYPEDNNQIPLDTESPQVETSPETLCCPPPPSSSSPHATLKPSAKPCLKPPTSLDLTQKNCPSSKPSPPRGFTTSSSGFSRLPLPKPSKFPVSLYVPVNPGDRRPSNTSQYDNLSEADEDNRYLERPLGSTPEEIPNMHGETRRNIGRDNDPALRPSPPSLVVCPSVTSPPPPVFADRQAPFQCYAASCAETHRATSPSYSKPFSRGPRDHSAFPAPLLYTGSPPGHSRLSGHSTAGVPLVRSNPNFCIMSPGGQQLPKSVTF